The following are encoded in a window of Primulina eburnea isolate SZY01 chromosome 4, ASM2296580v1, whole genome shotgun sequence genomic DNA:
- the LOC140829050 gene encoding CASP-like protein 1C1, giving the protein MGLDYRGRIPMFVLRLVALGATVSATLIMVTSHDSAEFFSVKFEANYKKSPAFNYFVIMNAIASGYTFILSFLPVKTSYGHLVFLLDLVMTLLLDSSMSACLAIGQVGKNGNSNAGWLPICGQVPKFCDHVTAALIAGFVASIVYFIILVYSLHNLINLFTLKS; this is encoded by the exons ATGGGTTTAGATTATAGAGGCAGGATTCCCATGTTTGTGCTGAGGCTGGTGGCATTGGGAGCTACAGTTTCTGCCACATTGATCATGGTCACAAGCCATGACTCCGCTGAATTTTTTAGCGTCAAATTCGAAGCCAATTACAAGAAATCTCCGGCtttcaa CTATTTTGTGATAATGAATGCAATAGCAAGTGGCTACACCTTTATACTATCATTTCTCCCAGTTAAGACTTCTTACGGCCACTTGGTCTTTCTTCTCGATTTG GTTATGACATTGTTGCTTGATTCTAGCATGTCGGCATGCTTGGCTATAGGCCAAGTGGGAAAGAATGGAAATAGTAATGCGGGTTGGCTACCAATTTGCGGCCAAGTTCCTAAATTTTGTGACCATGTTACAGCTGCTCTTATTGCTGGTTTTGTGGCTTCAATTGTTTATTTTATCATACTTGTTTACTCTCTTCATAATCTCATTAATTTATTCACTCTCAAGTCTTAG
- the LOC140829049 gene encoding E3 ubiquitin-protein ligase RMA1H1-like, whose product MAFQQYFVQEWRPENISACFDCSICLDFARDPVVTLCGHLYCWPCIYKWFDSQSVSLPPNELPQCPVCKAEISEKTMIPLYGRGLSFSKPEQEADTIPPRPSASGIQHLPSHQNERNIPDSSSTFHSDSVGMFGEMVYARVFGNSQSLYTYPNSYHSVGSNSTRSRRQEIQADKSLNRVTIFLFCCILSCLLLF is encoded by the coding sequence ATGGCGTTTCAGCAGTACTTTGTGCAAGAATGGAGACCTGAAAATATTTCTGCTTGTTTCGATTGCAGCATATGCTTGGATTTTGCTCGTGATCCAGTGGTGACGCTATGTGGCCACCTCTACTGCTGGCCCTGCATATACAAATGGTTTGATTCCCAGAGCGTGTCGCTCCCCCCAAATGAGCTCCCCCAATGCCCAGTTTGCAAGGCCGAAATTTCTGAGAAAACCATGATCCCTTTATACGGCAGGGGACTATCTTTTTCCAAACCTGAACAAGAAGCCGACACCATCCCTCCTAGACCTTCTGCCAGTGGCATACAGCACCTCCCTTCACATCAGAATGAGCGGAATATACCAGATTCTTCATCAACCTTTCATTCTGACTCGGTGGGTATGTTTGGGGAAATGGTCTATGCAAGAGTATTTGGCAATTCGCAAAGTTTATATACGTATCCAAACTCGTATCACTCTGTTGGGAGCAACAGCACACGGTCAAGAAGGCAAGAGATACAAGCTGATAAATCTTTGAACAGGGTTACCATTTTTCTGTTCTGCTGCATTCTCTCCTGTCTTCTGTTGTTCTGA